Proteins encoded by one window of Camelus bactrianus isolate YW-2024 breed Bactrian camel chromosome 9, ASM4877302v1, whole genome shotgun sequence:
- the PTOV1 gene encoding prostate tumor-overexpressed gene 1 protein — protein sequence MVRPRRAPHRSGAGGPLGGRGRPLRPLTARAARSRSWPASPRGPQPPRIRARSAPPMQGARVFGALGPIGPSSPGLALGGLAVGEHRLSNKLLAWSGVLEWQEKRRPYSDSTAKLKRALPCQAYVNQGENLETDQWPQKLIMQLIPQQLLTTLGPLFRNSQLAQFHFTNRDCDSLKGLCRVMGNGFAGCMLFPHISPCEVRVLMLLYSSKKKIFMGLIPYDQSGFVNAIRQVITTRKQAVGPGGVAGPVQIVNNKFLAWSGVMEWQEPRPEPNSRSKRWLPSHIYVNQGEILRTEQWPRKLYMQLIPQQLLTTLVPLFRNSRLVQFHFTKDLETLKSLCRIMDNGFAGCVHFSYKASCEVRVLMLLYSSEKKIFIGLIPHDQSNFVNGIRRVIANQQQVLQRNLEQEQQQRGMGG from the exons ATGGTCCGTCCGCGCCGCGCCCCGCACCGCTCTGGCGCCGGGGGCCCCCTCGGGGGTCGCGGCCGCCCCCTGAGGCCCCTCACGGCGCGCGCGGCCCGCTCGCGCTCTTGGCCGGCCAGTCCCCGAGGCCCGCAGCCGCCGCGGATCCGTGCTCGCTCAGCCCCTCCCATG CAAGGTGCTCGGGTCTTTGGGGCCCTGGGTCCCATAGGGCCCTCCTCACCGGGGCTCGCCCTTGGGGGCCTGGCCGTAGGCGAGCACCGGCTCAGCAACAAGCTGCTGGCCTGGAGCGGCGTCCTGGAGTGGCAGGAG AAGCGTCGACCCTACTCTGACTCCACCGCGAAGCTGAAGCGGGCCCTGCCCTGCCAGGCCTACGTGAACCAGGGCGAGAACCT GGAGACGGACCAGTGGCCGCAGAAGCTGATCATGCAGCTGATCCCACAGCAGCTGCTG ACCACCCTGGGCCCCCTGTTCCGCAACTCCCAGCTGGCGCAGTTCCACTTCACCAATAGAGACTGTGACTCCCTCAAGGGGCTCTGCCGCGTCATGGGCAACGGCTTC gCGGGCTGCATGCTCTTCCCCCATATCTCCCCCTGCGAGGTGCGCGTGCTCATGCTCCTGTACTCGTCCAAGAAGAAGATCTTCATGGGCCTCATCCCCTATGACCAGAGCGGCTTCGTCAACGCCATCCGGCAGGTCATCACCACCCGCAAACAG GCAGTGGGACCCGGTGGTGTCGCAGGCCCTGTTCAGATCGTCAACAATAAGTTCCTGGCATGGAGCGGAGTCATGGagtggcaggag CCCAGGCCTGAGCCCAACAGTCGGTCTAAGCGGTGGCTGCCGTCACACATCTATGTGAACCAAGGGGAGATCCT GAGGACTGAGCAGTGGCCGCGGAAGTTGTACATGCAGCTCATCCCGCAGCAGCTGCTG ACCACCCTGGTGCCACTCTTCCGGAACTCCCGCCTGGTGCAGTTCCACTTCACCAAGGACCTGGAGACGCTGAAGAGCCTGTGCCGGATCATGGACAACGGCTTT GCCGGCTGCGTGCACTTTTCCTACAAGGCCTCGTGCGAGGTGCGCGTGCTCATGCTCCTGTACTCCTCGGAGAAGAAGATCTTCATTGGCCTCATCCCCCATGACCAGAGCAACTTCGTCAATGGCATCCGGCGTGTCATCGCCAACCAGCAGCAAGTCCTGCAGCGGAACCtggagcaggagcagcagcagcgagGG ATGGGGGGGTAG